The Methylomarinum sp. Ch1-1 genome contains the following window.
ATAGCCGCTTGAGTAGGCTATTTAATGTGGCAAAGTCGGTTTTCTGGGTAAAAATAGCGTCAAACCGGGCGCCCAATGCGCTTTTTTGAGCGGCATCCGGCGCCATGGCATACTGTTTGAGGTCACGGTAAAGTTCCCACAGTTGGCCACGCACTAAGGCTTGGGCTTGGCGGTGCGGCTCGTTGAGCGGAATCAATTTGTGGATCAAGCGCTCGCTATGGACCCAACATAAGGCATGCAGGAGTCCCGGCACATGGAATTGGCCGGCATCATCGCTGACGATCACCAGTCGCCGCCACAGGTCGTTTTGTAACAGGCAGCCGCACTGTATGCCTTCGCTGGCGATCCGTTGGTGGCGTTCTTTGTCGATGCCTAATGCGGCCAGATGCGCTTGCCAGGCGGTTTCATCGGCAAAGTCTTGGACTGCATGCGTTGCTAAACGCTCGATCAGTTCCTGCGGTAAGCCTTGCTGTTGCATGTAGGCCAGGCCTTCCAGGGTGATTGTGCGCTGGGTTTCGCCGGCTCGCAGCAGGGTCAGAAAATTCAGACGGTTTTTATGCGCTGTACTGGCAAACCAGGCAAAATCGTCGTTGCCTATGTGGGTGGTGTAGCCGTTTTGGCCTTGATGGCGGTGCCCTGTGTCATCCACCGTGATGGCCGGCGAAACTTCAAGCCCAGCCCTGAGCAATTCCTCTTTCTCCAACTGGAAACGCGCCTGCTGTCCTGTCAACAGCGCATCGATTTGACCGACCGAAATGTCGATGCCCCATTCCAGCAGCATCTCCCTTAACAGCGGCTGCGGAATGCGACTGTGGTGATGCAGGTATTTGACGGTCGCCTGTAAATGCGGGCCAAAATG
Protein-coding sequences here:
- a CDS encoding IS66 family transposase translates to MSKRLSLPEIPDSERTPLVDALLGIIESLSETVQRQDEEIGCLKDEIAILKGEKARPKFKPSGMAQETDGKPTSETGKDKKKRAGSKKRSKTQQLVIHEEQVIRPPDLASGSRFKGYRDTVVQDLLLESRNTRYRLECWQTPEGQFVSGELPPEVDGHFGPHLQATVKYLHHHSRIPQPLLREMLLEWGIDISVGQIDALLTGQQARFQLEKEELLRAGLEVSPAITVDDTGHRHQGQNGYTTHIGNDDFAWFASTAHKNRLNFLTLLRAGETQRTITLEGLAYMQQQGLPQELIERLATHAVQDFADETAWQAHLAALGIDKERHQRIASEGIQCGCLLQNDLWRRLVIVSDDAGQFHVPGLLHALCWVHSERLIHKLIPLNEPHRQAQALVRGQLWELYRDLKQYAMAPDAAQKSALGARFDAIFTQKTDFATLNSLLKRLYRNKAELLQVLDYPQTPLHTNGSERDIREQVIRKKISGGTRSDLGRQCRDTFLSLKKTCRKLGISFWQYLLDRTKGTNTIPPLPELIRQRAAARAMSY